The DNA window TTCATAGTTATAGAGGCTATATTATCTACCTATAGAAACAAAGGAGAAATATAGCCAAACTACTGTTTAGTATTTTATAAAATTTCTTCAATGTATATTTCTCTGTTTTTATCTAGCTGAATAAATTCTGATGTCTGGGTTAGTTTCACCATTGGCCTTGTTGGTGACTTTGTCTCAACAAATACGACTTCACCTATTTGTCCGGATGATAATCTAACATTTGTACCAATTGTTAGATTGGCAACTATACTAGTTAGTGCTTGTACTGTTTTGAGATCAAACTTCCCAAAGCTATCTTGAATGATTTGTTCTAAAACTTTAAATGGTGCTTGTTTTCCACTGTAAGGTCGCTCTGAAATCATTGCATTAAATATATCAGCCACTGCAACAATTTTACCGAATGGGTGTAATTTTTCACCTGTTACTCCTAGCATATATCCACTACCATCTACTCGTTCATGATGTTGAAACACAGCTAGTTTGACACTTTCTTTTAAAACAGGAATCTTTTCTAACATTCTGTAACTGTGTAATGGATGATTTTTTACTTCACTGTACTCTGATGAAGTGAGTGATGACTTCTTTGATAGAATCCTAGGGTCAATTTTAGACATACCACAATCACTTAATAATCCAGCTAACATAAGTTGAATACATTCGCCTTTATCATAGTTTAATTTTTTCCCAATTAGACCTGAGAGTAAACCGACAACTACAGAATGATGAGATAAATAATCATCTTTTGTTGCATAATGATGTAACTGTAAAATGTCCTTTGGGTAGTCAATCATTCTTTCAAATAACGGAATAATGATATTACGTACTTTTGCAATATCAATCTGTGCTCCTGCTTGCCAATTTGAAAATAGTTTTTTATATTCCTGCACTGTTTTCAAGTATTGACCAGTTGTTGATTCTACTTCAACTGTTTCAGTGATCTCTTCCTCGTCAAGAACTTCTGTCGGTCTGAAAGGCTCGCCATTCACTAACATGGAATCAACATAAATGTCTTTTACTAAAAAAGCCTTTATGACATCGATATGGTCATCCGTTAAGACAGTTTTCTTTGGTACGATAGGTTTATTGGTTAAAGAAAGAATATCTTTTGTTAAGATACAACCTGTTTGTAACTGGTTTGTACTCACTCTCATGAATAAATGCCCTCCTTCCCTATTGCTAGGCTTAATTACCTATCTTTATGAAACTATTTTACAAAAAAGGAACACTATAAAAGCGTTCCTTTCTTTATTTATTCTTTATTTTCATCTATCTCTGGTGTTTCTACTAATGTTTCTGGAGTGTTTTCCTCAACACCACTATCTACATCATCTTCTGAAGGCTCTTCTTTTTCAACAACTGCTACTGTTGCCACATACTCATTTTCAGCTAAACGGATTAACTTAACCCCTTGAGTATTTCTGCCGATTTGGGAAATGTCACTAATAGACATTCTGATAAGTACTCCCGCTCCGGTAATAATCATGAGATCATTTTCAGTTGTAACTGCTTTAACAGCAACAACCTGTCCATTTTTATCCGTAATATTCCCTGTCTTAAGACCCTTACCACCACGACTTTGTAAACGATACTCGGATTCTGGTGTTCTTTTACCATATCCATTCTTGGTTACCATTAGTACATCCATGTTCTCATCAAGGATTTCCATTCCTACAACTTCATCGTCTTCTCCCAGAGTTATACCCTTTACTCCCGAAGCAGTACGGCCCATTGAACGAACATCTTCCTCTTTGAAACGGATTAACATTCCATTTTTTGTACCAATCATAATATCCTTTGTTCCATCCGTTAAACGAACAGAAATCAGCTCATCTTCTTCACGAAGACCTACTGCAATTAATCCATTATTACGGATATTTGCAAAAGATGATAATGGTGAACGCTTAGAGACACCCTCTTTTGTCGTAAAGAATAAGTACCAGTCATCTACGAACTCTTCTACAGGAATAATAGCTTTGACCCACTCACCCTTTTCAATTCCTAAGAGATTAATAATAGGTAAGCCTTTAGCTGTTCGACTATACTCTGGTATTTCATATCCTTTTGTACGATAAACCTTACCTTTGTTCGTGAAATAAAGGATTGTATCATGCGTTGAAGTTGTTAATAGATGTTCAACAAAATCATCCTCATTGGTTCCCATTCCTTGGATTCCACGACCTCCACGTTTTTGGCTACGATAGGTTGAAATCGGTAGACGCTTGATATAACCATTATGTGTTAGTGTAATGATGATATTTTCTCTTGGAATTAAATCCTCGTCTTCAATCATTTCAATGCCACCAGCAACAATGTCTGTACGACGTTTATCATTAAAGCGTTCTTTAATCTCCGTTAATTCTTCACGGATAATGTCTAATACCTTTTCATCATCTGCCAAGATTGCTTTTAACTCAGCAATTAATGCGATAAGTCCTTGGTATTCTTCCTCAATTTTCTCACGTTCCAATCCAGTTAAACGCTGTAAACGCATATCTAAAATTGCTTGTGCTTGCTTCTCTGATAATGAGAATTGTTCCATCAAGCCATTTTTTGCGATTTCTGTTGTCTGTGAGTTACGAATAAGAGTAATAACTGCATCTAGATGATCTAATGCAATACGTAGACCTTCTAAAATATGAGCACGTGCTTCAGCTTTACGAAGTTCGAATGCTGTACGACGACGGATAACAACCTTTTGATGTTCTAGATAATAATACAAGCATTGTTTAAGATTTAACACCTTAGGTTGCCCATCAACTAGCGCAAGTAAGTTGATTCCAAAACTAGTTTGTAATGCAGTTTGCTTATAAAGATTGTTTAAAAGCACATTTGCATTTGCATCTTTTCGAACCTCAATAACCATACGCATTCCATTTCGGTCTGATTCATCACGAAGGTCAGTAATCCCTTCGATTTTTTTATCACGAACTAATTCTGCGATTTTCTCAATTAACTTTGCTTTGTTAACTTGGTATGGAAGTTCTCTAACGATAATTACTTCTTTACCATTGCTTTTCGTCTCTATTTCAACCTTTGCACGGATCGTTATTGATCCACGCCCAGTTTCATAGGCTTTACGGATACCGCTTCTTCCTAAGATTTGACCTCCAGTAGGGAAATCAGGACCCGGAATAATTTCCATTAATTCGGAAATAGTAATATCAGAATCTCTACTAACAGCTAGTACACCATCAATCACTTCTCCTAGTTGATGTGGTGGAATATTCGTAGCCATTCCAACAGCAATACCTGCTGCACCATTTACTAGCAAGTTAGGAAACCTTGCAGGAAGTACCACAGGTTCTCTTTCTGAACCATCATAGTTGTCTCTATAGTCGATTGTATCTTTATTAATATCTCTAATAAGTTCCATCGATATTTTAGACATACGTGCTTCTGTATAACGCATAGCTGCAGCAGGATCTCCATCTACGGAACCAAAGTTTCCATGACCTTCAACGAGCATATAACGGAAGTTGAAATCTTGCGCCATACGTACCATGGAATCATATACAGCCGTGTCACCATGTGGATGATACTTACCAATTACTTCACCAACAATACGTGCTGACTTTTTAAAGGCTTTATCAGATGTCATTCCTAAGTCATTCATCGCATATAGAATACGACGATGTACTGGTTTTAAACCATCACGTACATCAGGAAGGGCACGAGATACTATAACACTCATTGCATAGTCTAAAAATGAAGTCCTCATTTCATGACTTATATTTATTTCTTTTACTTGGGGATTTTGCGTTTCAGACATGTTAGACCTCCCTTATTTAGGGTACAGAATTTATTGTTCGATTTATGTAAAAGACAGGATAGAGTTTCTATCCTGCAAAACATTTAGATATCTAAGTTTTTAACGTATTTAGCATTTTCTTCAATGAAATTACGTCTTGGTTCTACTTTATCGCCCATTAATATATCAAACGTTTCATCTGCTTCCATTGCATCCTGCAGATTAACTTGAAGAAGTGTTCTTGTAGCTGGATCCATTGTCGTTTCCCAAAGCTGACCTGGATTCATCTCTCCAAGACCTTTGTAACGCTGAATACCAGGTTTAGGTGTAGCAGGGAAGTCGGCTAAAAGTTCTTCTAATTGTTTTTCATTATAGGCATATTCAACTCGTTTACCCGCTTGAATCTTATATAAAGGCGGCTGAGCAATATAGATATAGCCCTGTTCTATAATTTTTCTCATATAACGGTAGAAGAAAGTTAGTATCAGTGTTCGAATATGTGCTCCGTCAACATCCGCATCCGTCATAATAACGATTTTGTGATATCTTGCCTTTGCAATATCAAAGTCCTCACCAATTCCAGTACCTAACGCTGTAATAATTGTACGAATCTCATTGTTTGATAAGATTTTGTCTAAACGTGCTTTCTCTACATTAAGAATTTTTCCTCTTAAAGGTAAGATTGCTTGGAAATGACGGTCACGTCCTTGCTTCGCTGAACCACCTGCAGAGTCACCCTCTACCACATATATTTCACTAATGGCAGGATCTTTTGAAGAGCAATCTGCTAGTTTACCCGGAAGACTTGAGATTTCAAGCGCACTTTTTCTTCTAGTTAATTCACGTGCTTTTTTCGCTGCTAACCTTGCACGTGCAGCCATGACCCCTTTTTCAACAATCTTTCTAGCAACAGAAGGGTTTTCTAGTAGAAACGCTTCAAATTTATCAGAGAAGACAGCTTCAGTGATTGTTCTAGCTTCACTATTTCCTAATTTTGTTTTCGTTTGACCTTCAAATTGTGGGTCAGGATGTTTTATAGAAATGATGGCTGTTAATCCTTCACGAACATCATCTCCGCTAAGATTTGCATCATTTTCTTTAAAAATATTGCTTTTTCTTGCATAGTCATTAATGATTCGTGTTAGTGCTGTTTTAAAACCTGATTCGTGAGTTCCACCCTCATGTGTATGGATATTATTTGCATAAGAATATATATTACTAGTGTAGCTATCGTTATATTGTAAAGCTACCTCTACAACAATTCCCTCACGCTCACCTTCAACGAATACTGGTTCTTCGTGAATCACTTCTTTTGTGCGGTTTAAATGCTCTACATAAGATTTAATTCCGCCTTCATAGAAATATTCTTTTAGCTTTTTTTCTTCTCTTTTATCTTCAATGGTTATTTTTACACCACGAGTTAAGAATGCAAGTTCTCTAAGTCTATTTGCTAATATATCAAATTCGTATACAAGTGTTTCAGTAAAGATTTCACTATCTGGAACAAAGTTAATTGTTGTACCTGTACGGTCTGTTTCCCCAATGACTTGTAAATCTCCTACCGGTACTCCACGTTCAAACTTTTGATAATGAACCTTACCATCACGATAAACATGAACCTCTAAAGATGTTGATAGAGCATTTACAACGGATGCACCTACACCATGTAGACCTCCAGAAACCTTGTAACCACCACCATCAAATTTTCCACCAGCATGAAGTACAGTCAAAATTACCTCAACAGCTGGTCTTCCCATTTTTTCATGTATCCCAACAGGAATACCACGGCCGTTATCTTTAACTGTAATGCTGTTGTCTTCTTCAATGTATACATTAACCTCATCACAATGACCAGCCAATGCCTCATCAATACTATTATCTACAATTTCCCAAACAAGATGGTGAAGTCCTTTGCTACTAGTTGAACCGATATACATTCCAGGGCGTTTACGAACAGCCTCTAAGCCTTCTAGGACTTGTATCTGATTTTCATCGTATGCTGGTTGTTGATTCATTTCTTTTTGATCCATTGCCACTTATACCACCCACACTTTCATTTGACAAAACCTATTCCAATTAAAAAAGTTATCTTACTCTGCTAATTCTTCTTCAAAAACCTTCTCTAGCTCATTGACATGCTGTGCACGTTTCTTTAACGTGCTAGTAGACAGTGGTGAAAAGTAAATCTTATCAGCAGTAATTACTACTGATTTCGTATCACCATTGGCTAGTTCGACAATTTGGTGTTTCTGTATATCTAAAAATTCATTTACGATAGATGAAGATTTTAATAATTGCCTATCCAATATCGTAATGACATCACACGATCGAACGATGACATTTTCCCCTAAGTGAATGAACAATTCATCACCTCATTTTAGCTTTGTCATTTCACCAGCCGTTACTGTAAAAGTTGCTGCTTGCTTCAATGTTTCATGGTTTATCCCTTCAACACTGGTAGTCGTAACAAAGGTTTGAACTTTCCCCTGTATTGTGTTGAGTAGATGCGATTGTCTATAATCATCCAACTCAGATAGTACATCATCTAGAAGAAGAATTGGATATTCGCCAATCTCAGAATAAATCAATTCAATTTCTGCAAGTTTTAAAGATAGTGCTGTTGTACGTTGTTGTCCTTGTGATCCATATGTCTGAACATCTTTACCGTTCACATTAAAAGCTAAATCATCCCGGTGTGGACCCGCTAACGTAATTCCTCTGTCTAGTTCTCTATCTCTTATTTTAGCAAACTTTTCTTCATATGCTTCTATTATTTTCGACAATTGTCCTTCTTCTGATACCTCTACTGAGGGTTTATACATAATTTCTAGTGTTTCTAGGCCTCTACTAATGCCATTATGGATAGGCTCAGCCCATTTTTGTAACAATCTTAAGAATTCAAAGCGCTTTGTAACTATTTTTACAGCTACTTCGATCAACTGTTCTGTTAGTACATCTAACATCGTTTGATCAGTTTGTCGCTTCATCTGAAGTAATTTTAAATATTGGTTTCGTTGCCCAAGAATTTTTTGAAATTGGCTAAGGTCATGAAGATAAACCGGTGACACTTGGCCAATTTCCATATCGATAAATCGTCGCCTTACCTGAGGACTACCTTTAACTAGGTTAAGGTCCTCAGGAGCAAACATGACAACGTTCATGCTGCCGACGTATTGACTTAGTTTCTTTTGCTCTAAATGATTGCTTTTTGCCTTTTTGCCTTTTTTGGAGACAACAAGCTGTAATGATAGAGGACTCATGCGTTTGTGAATCCTACCTTCTATTTTAGCATACTCTTGCTCCCAGCGAATGAGATCTTTGTCATTGGATGTCCTGTGAGACTTAGCCATAGCAAGAACATAAATAGATTCCATTACATTTGTTTTTCCTTGGGCATTTTCACCAAGAATAACATTGACCTTGTCTTCGAATTCAGCTTCTAGCTTCGGGTAATTTCGATAGTTTGTTAATTGTAACTCTTTAATATACAAAGGGGTTCACCCACTTATGCTTTCACAATAAAAGTACCAAATCCTGGTATATCTATAATATCATTATTTCTAAGTTTTTTTCCGCGTCGATTCTCAGGTTCTCCGTTTACATATATTTCATGCTCACTCAGAAACCATTTTGCCATTCCACCGGTCTGGATTATTTCAGCTAATTTTAAAAATTGACCTAAAGGAATATACTCTGTAGAAATTTCGATTTCTTTTGCCATTAAATCGCCTACTTTCATTTCTTTTGGTTCGGTCACAATGACAGATAGCGTTACTTTCGGTCTTACTAGCTCGTGCTCTAGATTATTTTTTCCGTAAACTAGATTAACTATCACTATTTCTATTTTACTAAATAATCATGCTATAGAAAAGAAAGCTACTAGGTTTTATTTTCTTTTCCTAGTAGCTTAAGTTATTAAAAATTAAATGGCTTAAAAAGTTCGAACTGGAAGTATTAAGTGTAATACAGAGTCATTATCGATTGAACGTAGTAAAAATGGTCTCATCGCACCAGTAAAACTTACTTTAATCTCTGTACTATCAAGGGCTTTTAAAGCATCAATCATATATTTAGCACTGAAGGATATTTTTAATTCTTCTCCTTCAATCGATTGGCTTTGAATTTCTTCAATTACTTTTCCGATTTCCGGTGTATTCGAAGACACTTCAATAACTCCTTCAGGTAACGTTGATAGTTTTACAACATTATTTTTACCTTCACCTAATAAAGAAGCTCGGTCAATTGACTGAAGTAGATCTTTTGTTGTAATGACAACATCTGTCTTACTTTCATTTGGAATTAGTCTTGATGTATCTGGATAATTCCCATCAAGTAAGCGTGAGAAGAATAGTAAATGCTTTGTTTTAAATAGTACTTGGTTTTCTGTAATAACAATGTCTACTAATTCATTTGTGTCATCTAGTATTTTACTTAATTCATTTAAACTTTTCCCAGGAATAACCACATTATAAGTATCTTGATTCTCCATTTCGATACTTGCTTTTCTCATAGCTAAACGGTGGCTATCTGTTGCAGTACAGTGTAATTGTCCACTTTCAACCTTCCAGTTTACACCTGTCAAGATAGGGCGTGTTTCTGAGACGGACACTGCGAATACCGTTTGACGAATCATATTTTTTAATAGATCTGTCGGTATACGGAACATATTCTCTTCTTCAACCTGTGGTAGGTGAGGGTATTCTTCTGCGTCTAAACCATTAAGGTTAAACTCAGCTTTTCCTGAGCGTATCACTGTTGAAAGGTGATTTTGCACTTCGATTTCTACTGTATCTTTAGGAAGTTTCTTTACGATCTCACTGAAAAAACGTGCTTGTAACACAATGCTTCCAGGCTGCCTTATTTCTACAATTTCACTTCCTGCTTCTTCTGCTGGAATAAAAGATTCAATGGATATATCTGAATCACTACCAGTAAGTGTCACACCTTCAGTTGTAGCAACTATTTTAATTCCTGTAAGGATTGGAATTGTTGTTCTAGATGAGACTGCTTTCATTACATCTTGAACACTTTGTACTAGATAGTCTTTTTGAATAATAAATTTCATAAAAAAAATCCTCCTTAACCGGTCTAAAAAACGCGTAGCTGAATATATATATTTTTTTAATAAAATAGTAGAAGTAATAGTAGGGCTTGTGGAAATGTGGATAACCCTCACTTTTCAAAGGAAACACAGCCTATCCACATGTGGACAGACTGTGTGTAAATAAACTCAAGTTATACACATTATCCAAGAAAAAAATAATTAGCCTTTTAACTGAGTATGAATTTCTTTTACTTGTTTTTGAAG is part of the Cytobacillus luteolus genome and encodes:
- the gyrA gene encoding DNA gyrase subunit A, which translates into the protein MSETQNPQVKEINISHEMRTSFLDYAMSVIVSRALPDVRDGLKPVHRRILYAMNDLGMTSDKAFKKSARIVGEVIGKYHPHGDTAVYDSMVRMAQDFNFRYMLVEGHGNFGSVDGDPAAAMRYTEARMSKISMELIRDINKDTIDYRDNYDGSEREPVVLPARFPNLLVNGAAGIAVGMATNIPPHQLGEVIDGVLAVSRDSDITISELMEIIPGPDFPTGGQILGRSGIRKAYETGRGSITIRAKVEIETKSNGKEVIIVRELPYQVNKAKLIEKIAELVRDKKIEGITDLRDESDRNGMRMVIEVRKDANANVLLNNLYKQTALQTSFGINLLALVDGQPKVLNLKQCLYYYLEHQKVVIRRRTAFELRKAEARAHILEGLRIALDHLDAVITLIRNSQTTEIAKNGLMEQFSLSEKQAQAILDMRLQRLTGLEREKIEEEYQGLIALIAELKAILADDEKVLDIIREELTEIKERFNDKRRTDIVAGGIEMIEDEDLIPRENIIITLTHNGYIKRLPISTYRSQKRGGRGIQGMGTNEDDFVEHLLTTSTHDTILYFTNKGKVYRTKGYEIPEYSRTAKGLPIINLLGIEKGEWVKAIIPVEEFVDDWYLFFTTKEGVSKRSPLSSFANIRNNGLIAVGLREEDELISVRLTDGTKDIMIGTKNGMLIRFKEEDVRSMGRTASGVKGITLGEDDEVVGMEILDENMDVLMVTKNGYGKRTPESEYRLQSRGGKGLKTGNITDKNGQVVAVKAVTTENDLMIITGAGVLIRMSISDISQIGRNTQGVKLIRLAENEYVATVAVVEKEEPSEDDVDSGVEENTPETLVETPEIDENKE
- the dnaN gene encoding DNA polymerase III subunit beta; translated protein: MKFIIQKDYLVQSVQDVMKAVSSRTTIPILTGIKIVATTEGVTLTGSDSDISIESFIPAEEAGSEIVEIRQPGSIVLQARFFSEIVKKLPKDTVEIEVQNHLSTVIRSGKAEFNLNGLDAEEYPHLPQVEEENMFRIPTDLLKNMIRQTVFAVSVSETRPILTGVNWKVESGQLHCTATDSHRLAMRKASIEMENQDTYNVVIPGKSLNELSKILDDTNELVDIVITENQVLFKTKHLLFFSRLLDGNYPDTSRLIPNESKTDVVITTKDLLQSIDRASLLGEGKNNVVKLSTLPEGVIEVSSNTPEIGKVIEEIQSQSIEGEELKISFSAKYMIDALKALDSTEIKVSFTGAMRPFLLRSIDNDSVLHLILPVRTF
- a CDS encoding HD-GYP domain-containing protein translates to MRVSTNQLQTGCILTKDILSLTNKPIVPKKTVLTDDHIDVIKAFLVKDIYVDSMLVNGEPFRPTEVLDEEEITETVEVESTTGQYLKTVQEYKKLFSNWQAGAQIDIAKVRNIIIPLFERMIDYPKDILQLHHYATKDDYLSHHSVVVGLLSGLIGKKLNYDKGECIQLMLAGLLSDCGMSKIDPRILSKKSSLTSSEYSEVKNHPLHSYRMLEKIPVLKESVKLAVFQHHERVDGSGYMLGVTGEKLHPFGKIVAVADIFNAMISERPYSGKQAPFKVLEQIIQDSFGKFDLKTVQALTSIVANLTIGTNVRLSSGQIGEVVFVETKSPTRPMVKLTQTSEFIQLDKNREIYIEEIL
- the yaaA gene encoding S4 domain-containing protein YaaA, whose translation is MAKEIEISTEYIPLGQFLKLAEIIQTGGMAKWFLSEHEIYVNGEPENRRGKKLRNNDIIDIPGFGTFIVKA
- the remB gene encoding extracellular matrix regulator RemB, which translates into the protein MFIHLGENVIVRSCDVITILDRQLLKSSSIVNEFLDIQKHQIVELANGDTKSVVITADKIYFSPLSTSTLKKRAQHVNELEKVFEEELAE
- the gyrB gene encoding DNA topoisomerase (ATP-hydrolyzing) subunit B, whose amino-acid sequence is MNQQPAYDENQIQVLEGLEAVRKRPGMYIGSTSSKGLHHLVWEIVDNSIDEALAGHCDEVNVYIEEDNSITVKDNGRGIPVGIHEKMGRPAVEVILTVLHAGGKFDGGGYKVSGGLHGVGASVVNALSTSLEVHVYRDGKVHYQKFERGVPVGDLQVIGETDRTGTTINFVPDSEIFTETLVYEFDILANRLRELAFLTRGVKITIEDKREEKKLKEYFYEGGIKSYVEHLNRTKEVIHEEPVFVEGEREGIVVEVALQYNDSYTSNIYSYANNIHTHEGGTHESGFKTALTRIINDYARKSNIFKENDANLSGDDVREGLTAIISIKHPDPQFEGQTKTKLGNSEARTITEAVFSDKFEAFLLENPSVARKIVEKGVMAARARLAAKKARELTRRKSALEISSLPGKLADCSSKDPAISEIYVVEGDSAGGSAKQGRDRHFQAILPLRGKILNVEKARLDKILSNNEIRTIITALGTGIGEDFDIAKARYHKIVIMTDADVDGAHIRTLILTFFYRYMRKIIEQGYIYIAQPPLYKIQAGKRVEYAYNEKQLEELLADFPATPKPGIQRYKGLGEMNPGQLWETTMDPATRTLLQVNLQDAMEADETFDILMGDKVEPRRNFIEENAKYVKNLDI
- the recF gene encoding DNA replication/repair protein RecF (All proteins in this family for which functions are known are DNA-binding proteins that assist the filamentation of RecA onto DNA for the initiation of recombination or recombinational repair.) encodes the protein MYIKELQLTNYRNYPKLEAEFEDKVNVILGENAQGKTNVMESIYVLAMAKSHRTSNDKDLIRWEQEYAKIEGRIHKRMSPLSLQLVVSKKGKKAKSNHLEQKKLSQYVGSMNVVMFAPEDLNLVKGSPQVRRRFIDMEIGQVSPVYLHDLSQFQKILGQRNQYLKLLQMKRQTDQTMLDVLTEQLIEVAVKIVTKRFEFLRLLQKWAEPIHNGISRGLETLEIMYKPSVEVSEEGQLSKIIEAYEEKFAKIRDRELDRGITLAGPHRDDLAFNVNGKDVQTYGSQGQQRTTALSLKLAEIELIYSEIGEYPILLLDDVLSELDDYRQSHLLNTIQGKVQTFVTTTSVEGINHETLKQAATFTVTAGEMTKLK